A window from Amblyomma americanum isolate KBUSLIRL-KWMA chromosome 7, ASM5285725v1, whole genome shotgun sequence encodes these proteins:
- the LOC144097117 gene encoding uncharacterized protein LOC144097117, with protein sequence MATASFGKEDEPAPSGDNRASDAPVAPKSRPRQYPSEWFEAHPGSKPTVCVPQCFASEDELVKAVADGLATGRLPVEYAVQFMHVEGAKIRATLNGDWVSFGLTIGRAGEEISPWDLLAVSQVPGPSTALDAAKPAAVEDIGRAENRKGLFAVVVCMYRILDAKGIRTTAGVLRLQERLKKILEPVPFCCTASCLERGGENFGDWLNNQSYLSLIAALDMFLNHFPRHEMQRVRAGTLSSRYKYCAVLQDITHLHKTSGTECQDLIKWLCFPCFAEEGTAIMKGGQELLAWGSYSPYLIDLGLCRRSPYSAALNPLVHYWCHASAAMMEPTCSKSLNARITSDEDLAQVTDIAMAFAYAHSRCELGICFFPSKEEAERYNREKEAALAARDIRETPITTRVEDWERHLSATGFTIHPAISEFAQGQVRKFRNVREGTVRARLIELILKSNM encoded by the coding sequence ATGGCTACTGCGAGTTTTGGAAAAGAAGACGAACCTGCGCCGAGCGGCGATAATCGTGCGTCAGATGCACCTGTTGCACCAAAGTCTCGACCGCGGCAGTACCCGTCGGAGTGGTTCGAGGCACACCCGGGCTCGAAGCCAACCGTTTGCGTGCCGCAGTGCTTCGCATCAGAAGACGAACTCGTGAAAGCCGTGGCAGACGGTCTGGCTACCGGCCGATTGCCTGTTGAGTACGCTGTCCAGTTTATGCACGTCGAAGGTGCGAAGATCAGGGCCACCTTGAATGGAGATTGGGTTTCGTTTGGACTGACCATTGGCCGCGCGGGCGAGGAGATATCGCCGTGGGACCTCTTGGCTGTGAGCCAAGTGCCAGGACCGAGCACTGCTTTGGATGCTGCGAAGCCGGCTGCGGTGGAAGATATTGGACGCGCAGAAAATCGTAAGGGCCTCTTCGCTGTTGTCGTATGCATGTACCGCATTCTGGACGCCAAGGGCATACGAACCACTGCTGGTGTATTGCGTTTACAAGAACGACTGAAGAAGATCTTGGAACCTGTACCTTTCTGCTGTACAGCGTCTTGCTTGGAGCGAGGTGGGGAGAATTTTGGCGACTGGCTGAACAACCAATCTTACCTGTCGTTAATCGCCGCTCTGGACATGTTCCTGAATCACTTTCCCCGTCATGAAATGCAACGCGTACGAGCCGGCACGCTCTCATCAAGATACAAGTACTGCGCCGTCCTTCAAGATATTACCCATCTACACAAGACGTCAGGAACGGAATGCCAAGACTTGATCAAGTGGCTCTGCTTTCCATGCTTTGCAGAGGAAGGGACTGCGATCATGAAGGGCGGACAAGAACTCCTGGCTTGGGGCTCGTACAGCCCTTATCTCATAGACCTCGGACTATGTCGCCGGTCACCGTACTCGGCGGCCTTGAACCCGCTCGTTCATTACTGGTGCCACGCGTCCGCCGCCATGATGGAGCCTACTTGCAGCAAGTCCTTGAACGCGAGGATCACGTCTGACGAAGATCTCGCCCAGGTGACAGACATAGCCATGGCATTCGCCTATGCACATAGCCGTTGCGAGCTTGGTATATGTTTTTTCCCAAGCAAGGAAGAGGCTGAACGATATAACCGCGAGAAGGAAGCGGCCTTAGCAGCCCGAGACATCCGGGAGACACCGATTACGACACGCGTCGAAGACTGGGAACGGCACCTATCGGCGACCGGTTTCACTATTCACCCCGCAATTTCCGAGTTCGCCCAGGGCCAAGTTCGGAAATTCCGCAACGTGCGAGAAGGCACGGTGAGAGCCAGGTTGATCGAACTTATTTTGAAGTCAAATATGTAG